The following proteins come from a genomic window of Kitasatospora sp. NBC_01246:
- a CDS encoding macrolide family glycosyltransferase has translation MSRRRAHIAMVGVPAVSHVLPSLEVIRELVARGHRVTYANDPAAAALIEATGAELVPCASVLPVGDQSWPDDPIAGMDLFLDNAVQALPQLRTAYDDDPADLYLYDIGGYAARALAESQGRPVVQLSPTFVAWQGYHQEEAVQLRELPGAAAHRARFARWLAESGATTTDVDAFAGLPVRVLALITRAMQPNADRVDADAVTFVGPCYDLSAGADAWTRPAGAEKVLLISLGSAFTRRAEFYRQCLAAFGDLPGWHVVLQIGKYTDPRDLGTVPSNVEVHPWVPQRAILAQADAFVTHAGMGGCGEGLLAGVPMIAVPQAVDQFMNADRLVELGVGRRIDTEDASAQTLRTALAELVGDPEVARRSARLRAGARAEGGTRHAADLIERMLD, from the coding sequence GTCATCCGCGAACTGGTGGCCCGCGGCCACCGGGTGACCTACGCCAACGACCCGGCGGCCGCCGCGCTGATCGAGGCCACCGGCGCCGAACTGGTCCCCTGCGCCTCCGTGCTGCCGGTCGGTGACCAGAGCTGGCCCGATGACCCGATCGCCGGGATGGACCTCTTCCTCGACAACGCCGTCCAGGCCCTCCCGCAGCTGCGCACCGCCTACGACGACGACCCCGCGGACCTCTACCTGTACGACATCGGCGGCTACGCCGCGCGTGCCCTCGCCGAGTCCCAGGGCCGCCCCGTCGTGCAGCTGTCCCCGACCTTCGTGGCCTGGCAGGGCTACCACCAGGAGGAGGCGGTCCAGCTGCGGGAGCTGCCGGGGGCCGCCGCCCACCGGGCGAGGTTCGCCCGCTGGTTGGCCGAGAGCGGCGCCACCACCACCGACGTGGACGCCTTCGCCGGTCTCCCCGTCCGGGTCCTGGCCCTGATCACGCGGGCGATGCAGCCGAACGCCGACCGGGTCGACGCGGACGCGGTGACCTTCGTCGGCCCCTGCTACGACCTGAGCGCGGGCGCGGACGCCTGGACCCGCCCCGCCGGTGCCGAGAAGGTCCTGCTGATCTCGCTGGGTTCGGCGTTCACCCGCCGCGCGGAGTTCTACCGGCAGTGCCTGGCGGCCTTCGGCGACCTGCCGGGCTGGCACGTCGTCCTGCAGATCGGGAAGTACACCGACCCGCGGGACCTCGGCACCGTCCCGTCCAACGTCGAGGTGCACCCGTGGGTCCCCCAGCGGGCGATCCTGGCGCAGGCGGACGCCTTCGTCACCCATGCGGGGATGGGCGGCTGCGGCGAGGGGCTGCTGGCCGGGGTGCCGATGATCGCCGTCCCGCAGGCCGTCGACCAGTTCATGAACGCGGACCGTCTGGTGGAGCTGGGGGTGGGCCGCCGGATCGACACCGAGGACGCCTCGGCGCAGACCCTGCGGACGGCGCTGGCCGAGCTCGTCGGCGACCCGGAGGTGGCCCGCCGCTCCGCGCGGCTGCGGGCCGGCGCCCGGGCCGAGGGCGGCACCCGGCACGCCGCCGACCTCATCGAGCGCATGCTGGACTGA